The Longimicrobium sp. genome has a window encoding:
- a CDS encoding SusC/RagA family TonB-linked outer membrane protein, with the protein MGKLRTLCASLLLALVSLPTLAQAQGRGEVTGQVTAAENGAAISGAQVRIGGTARQTVTDAAGRYRITAVEPGSYTLNVSVIGRAAGSRAVTVTAGQTTTQNFSLAASAVALEGVVVNAVTGQAERRREAGTNITSIGVADLNRGPITTVAQVLTGRTSGVTLQGTSGTTGTSQRIRIRGANSLSLSNEPLIYVDGVLATNGRGGIGFGGQSPSRLNDLNPEDIENVEVLKGPAASALYGTAAANGVLLITTRRGRAGKTTWRGYVETGRLKDPTDYPFSYTAVQFTAANPNGTLPVYNDTTGRLNTVGYSFCANESRARGLCTQNQAYRFNPLMDPRTRPFETGNRLKTGLNLSGGTQAVTYYLSVDRDEEQGVISANTLGRNNVRANLNAQVRPDLTVQVNAGYIQSQAVFNQGDNSLFSPLIGGLLGAAVYTPRLQDQAFGGPGTRPGQPFSLNTGDVTQFTTEQDLDRFIVGANGNYRPLSWLAINANTGLDFYTRYDHEDFGPDATFTPINVTYGRGYRASQRYNNYQYTANLTGVGNFDLSSALTATTTVGTSFQQQRFEGTTCYGEGSLAGTASCSATTQLFSVSETLTNDKIFGAFARQEFAFRDRLFIAASVRGDQNSGLISDFILYPAANMSWVVSEEPFFPELGFLSNLRLRAAYGESGLRPSFGQAETFFASSPVQIGGADVLAAVINQTGNANLRPERTREYEAGADLGFFEDRLSADFTYFTKRSTDALVARPLPTSLGVGASVFENLGSVRNWGTELGLNALLLDRANSRLNMRVSATTLNNKIEDLGENIAPILINRGEQAHREGFAVGGFFQIPYRYEDTNRDGRISRTEVFVDTANFNVTQRNDLTGKLDTVALQYLGPQLPTNSQSLSADLTLFKNLTISTLFERRAGHKIVNFTEYFRCASGTPALGTCAAIADTMASLDDQARYVAANLISASSRTRAGYVEDADFVKWRELSVRLGTPEALGRNLPFLRGASITLSGRNLRTWTDYTGLDPEGNETGGSNFTQGEFNTQPPVRTFSARVDLTF; encoded by the coding sequence ATGGGTAAGCTTCGTACGCTTTGCGCGTCGCTGCTGCTCGCGCTGGTCTCCCTCCCCACCCTGGCGCAGGCCCAGGGACGTGGTGAGGTGACCGGGCAGGTGACGGCGGCGGAGAACGGCGCCGCGATCAGCGGTGCACAGGTTCGCATCGGCGGAACGGCGCGGCAGACGGTGACGGATGCCGCCGGCCGTTATCGTATCACCGCCGTGGAGCCCGGCTCGTACACGCTCAACGTGAGCGTCATCGGCCGCGCGGCCGGCAGCCGTGCGGTCACGGTGACCGCGGGCCAGACCACCACCCAGAACTTCTCGCTGGCGGCCTCGGCCGTGGCGCTCGAAGGCGTGGTGGTGAACGCGGTGACCGGCCAGGCCGAGCGCCGCCGCGAGGCCGGCACGAACATCACCAGCATCGGCGTGGCCGACCTCAACCGCGGCCCCATCACCACCGTTGCGCAGGTGCTCACCGGCCGTACCTCGGGCGTGACGCTCCAGGGCACCTCCGGCACCACCGGCACCTCGCAGCGCATCCGCATCCGCGGCGCCAACTCGCTGTCGCTCTCCAACGAGCCGCTGATCTACGTGGACGGCGTGCTCGCGACGAACGGGCGCGGCGGCATCGGCTTCGGCGGCCAGTCGCCCAGCCGCCTGAACGACCTCAACCCCGAGGACATCGAGAACGTCGAAGTCCTGAAGGGGCCCGCCGCATCGGCCCTGTACGGCACGGCGGCCGCCAACGGCGTGCTGCTGATCACCACCCGCCGCGGCCGCGCGGGCAAGACCACGTGGCGCGGCTACGTGGAGACCGGGCGCCTCAAGGACCCCACGGACTACCCGTTCTCGTACACGGCAGTGCAGTTTACCGCCGCGAACCCCAACGGGACTCTCCCGGTCTACAACGACACGACGGGCCGGCTCAACACGGTGGGCTACAGCTTCTGCGCCAACGAGTCGCGGGCGCGCGGGCTGTGCACCCAGAACCAGGCCTACCGGTTCAACCCGCTCATGGACCCGCGCACGCGGCCGTTCGAGACGGGCAACCGCCTCAAGACCGGCCTGAACCTGTCCGGCGGAACGCAGGCGGTCACGTACTACCTGTCCGTCGACCGTGACGAGGAGCAGGGCGTGATCAGCGCGAATACGCTCGGCCGCAACAACGTCCGCGCGAACCTCAACGCGCAGGTCCGTCCGGACCTGACGGTGCAGGTGAACGCCGGCTACATCCAGAGCCAGGCGGTGTTCAACCAGGGCGACAACTCGCTGTTCAGCCCGCTGATCGGCGGCCTGCTTGGGGCGGCGGTGTACACCCCCAGACTGCAGGACCAGGCGTTCGGCGGGCCGGGAACGCGCCCGGGGCAGCCGTTCAGCCTGAACACGGGTGACGTGACGCAGTTCACCACCGAGCAGGACCTGGACCGCTTCATCGTGGGCGCGAACGGCAACTACCGTCCGCTCTCGTGGCTGGCGATCAACGCCAACACGGGCCTCGACTTCTACACCCGCTACGACCACGAGGACTTCGGTCCGGACGCGACGTTCACCCCGATCAACGTGACGTATGGCCGTGGGTACCGGGCTTCGCAGCGCTACAACAACTACCAGTACACGGCCAACCTGACGGGCGTGGGCAACTTCGACCTGTCGTCGGCGCTGACCGCCACCACCACGGTGGGCACCAGCTTCCAGCAGCAGCGCTTCGAGGGCACCACCTGCTACGGCGAAGGGTCGCTGGCCGGCACGGCTTCGTGCAGCGCCACCACGCAGCTCTTCAGCGTGAGCGAGACGCTCACCAACGACAAGATCTTCGGTGCGTTCGCGCGCCAGGAGTTCGCGTTCCGCGACCGGCTGTTCATCGCCGCCAGCGTTCGCGGCGACCAGAACAGCGGGCTGATCAGCGACTTCATCCTCTACCCGGCGGCGAACATGTCGTGGGTGGTGAGCGAAGAGCCGTTCTTTCCGGAGCTGGGCTTCCTGAGCAACCTGCGCCTGCGCGCGGCGTACGGCGAGTCCGGCCTGCGCCCGTCGTTCGGCCAGGCGGAGACGTTCTTCGCCAGCTCGCCGGTGCAGATCGGCGGCGCGGACGTGCTCGCCGCCGTCATCAACCAGACGGGTAACGCCAACCTGCGGCCGGAGCGCACCCGGGAGTACGAGGCGGGCGCCGACCTCGGCTTCTTCGAGGACCGCCTTTCCGCGGACTTCACCTACTTCACGAAGCGTTCGACGGACGCGCTCGTGGCGCGCCCGCTGCCCACGTCGCTGGGTGTGGGCGCCAGCGTGTTCGAGAACCTGGGCAGCGTGCGCAACTGGGGCACCGAGCTCGGCCTGAACGCGCTGCTGCTGGACCGCGCGAACTCGCGCCTCAACATGCGCGTTTCGGCGACCACGCTGAACAACAAGATCGAGGATCTGGGCGAGAACATCGCCCCCATCCTGATCAACCGCGGCGAGCAGGCGCACCGCGAGGGCTTCGCGGTGGGCGGATTCTTCCAGATTCCGTACCGCTACGAGGACACCAACCGCGACGGCCGGATCTCGCGCACCGAGGTGTTCGTGGACACCGCGAACTTCAACGTGACGCAGCGCAACGACCTCACGGGCAAGCTGGACACGGTGGCGCTCCAGTACCTTGGGCCGCAGCTGCCGACCAACTCGCAGTCGCTTTCGGCGGACCTGACGCTGTTCAAGAACCTGACGATCTCGACGCTGTTCGAGCGCCGCGCCGGCCACAAGATCGTCAACTTCACCGAGTACTTCCGCTGTGCGTCGGGCACCCCGGCGCTGGGGACCTGCGCGGCCATCGCCGACACGATGGCGTCGCTGGACGACCAGGCCCGCTACGTGGCCGCGAACCT